A segment of the Branchiostoma floridae strain S238N-H82 chromosome 10, Bfl_VNyyK, whole genome shotgun sequence genome:
ACTAGGTCACCACAGGTCACCCCGGTCCGCTGCCGGCGCCACAGAGCGGGACCCTGGCACGGTGCCGGGCGGCACGGCTTTACAAATGTTGGCAGTGATCATGAAAGCAGGCCGCATTGCTCTCTTCTTCTTATCGTAGTGAAAATACGTCTTAGGCCACAGccagtaaattctatggatgacatgaCACGCTCATTAATTTGtccctgatttaaaaaaaagaatatcgaTGTTCCCCTCCGGACAGAGTCAACCTGACgggaaagtaccaaaatgggaaaatattgtGTGGTAGCCTTAACTGCATGTAAAAGAGACAATgctgaggtacatgtagccatgaaCGTAATTGTAAAAGCGAAACTACATGAAGTTGTATAGTAAATGTCGTAGCCATGAGTGCAGTTGTCAACTTGGTAGGTAAAAGCAGCCTACCACACTAAAGTTTGACTTAATGTACCTCTTGAATACCTGttaaaaataaaagacttgttggctgtgataacATGTTTTGTAGCATGTCTTGTTACATTTATGGCATCTGTTTTGACATTGTAGCCatcttgtctttgtttctttgccTACCTTTTATGTTTTCGCCCTCTCTCGCTGAATTTGAATGAgatagaggatgtcatccataaaatatactTGCTCTGGCCTTAGTTTTTGTGGCATTTTGGTATTTCTCAGGACTTTTTTCACCGCGATTGCATTGCTAACCAAAAATACACATTCTTTCTATGCCCTAGTAACTGTcctcaaagaagaagtcaaaccccgtaaTAGTTACTTAGAtttagtaccctattctgtaccgtatgtgcattcatccacttaatatttgtatgttagaatttagattatctaCATGCATTTAGAccatattcattcatttcatgtatctagtctttcttcacttgcaattagtcccatgggcatgaatttgcaatgaaacAGTTcctttcctattgttacacacttgaacttgaagtgagAATAAGACAAGGAGGCCAAATCATGAACCACGCCCAGTTTTAGTTCCCACCGACCCGCCATATTTCCCATTTAATCCACCTTGGGATTCTGACAAGATACTGCAATCTGTCCTCTTGACAGTTCTAAATCCTTAGTAATTTCTACGTTACACGGAACGACTAACGAAATATAAGAACATGAATgtcaacagaaaacaacaacacaggttTCACTTTTGCTGCTAAAATTGCCTTGGCTGATAGAACAAATTGGTAAATTTCTCGGTAGAAACTAGAAACAATCCCGATAAGTTTTAAAGCAAAGTTTGCAAGATGTAATACAACGTAAACATTTAGAACTAACCTCGGTTTTGGCCACTGAAACGAAAGATAAACTCTAAGTTCAGGCAGCAGTTGTCACCCAGCCCGCACAGGACGCATATGCGGGTCCAAACAGCTCGTCTACTGCGGGCTGTATAGGGCGTGGCTACAAATCGGTTCTTTCTTATTAACATCTGCATTTTAATTTATATGTTAGGGACGGTTCGCTAGTGCTGTACAAGGAGACCAATGGAAAGGAATGATTCTAAGCCAGTTTCGAATTCGAAATAAAACTTTGAAAAAGACAATAATGTCATATCTAATATGCAATATGCATGACAGCGAAGAGTGCTGACTGCAAGAAGAGATTGTCATTACCTCTATggaaaatgtatagtttttggtgtgtctgtgtgtgtttctgtctgtgcgTGCTTCTGACTGTGTGTCCATATATTTGTGCTTAGCATACCTTTAAAACCTCTGGATTGATTTTAATTACATTCGGTAGGTGGATATGTGTTATGAAGACAAACGTCAGGgtcgatttttggccccctggtatgtgaccttggtactgaagcaaaACTTCTATCTTTTACCCAGTTTGCCCTCGCGAAGCCGCATGTCTTTATGTTCTTGGTTCTCAATGTTGAAAGAGGGCAGCCTGGCCTGGTAGTCACTGCTGTTTCAAGTGGACAAGCTCACAGAACAAGAGTTCCACGAGCGCATAGCTTTGCCAGATAATATTGCCAAGTTGATTCGATCTTCTGGCTGACATCCACAAGCACATGAtaagtttttgcatttttgcgcgttatttcagatcaaactgtaaatcgtacaaacaGCTGCAGGATGAGCGAATGCTTTCCGTAAATAGACAAGATATATTGAAAAAGATTAATAGTAATAACATCGCCGAATGCCAGAGCCAATGCCAGAGTCAAAGACGAAGATGTTGAAGAACGAAGATAATGAAATAATTGTTCGTATAGTATCGCTTACAAGTGTGTTAGGTCGTTTGTTTAACCTTTCTAACCACTTATATTTCATGAAAAAGGCAGATTttttccaagattttttttcgcCCGCTCGCACAAGTTTTTAGGGTTCCCTGAGTATGCCATCGATATAATAGAATTAACGTAAGCCATATTTTAACAGCAGGGTTAGCATATTGCCATAGTTACAGGCTAGCTGGGCAGACAAGAACAACCAAACTGCAAAAGAATGAAATTTCTGTGTTTCTGTACTACGTTGACCACCGACACAAATAAACTTTAATGCAAGTAGTATCAAAAGACAGCAAACGGTCATGCTACCTTGTACGATATGCAATCATAAACAGAAAAACGCATGGAGTCAACGTGTCGTACGGCAAAAACCTCTTCCTACAATTTTATTTCCTTTCTCGCTGGCTACCTGACTTTCGTCTCTTCACTTGTCCTTCACCCGCTCTGTTTGACGGTTGTCAGCCGGGTAGGTCCGAGGGGTCTCTGTAAAGGTAAGGACGACACAATCACAACAAAAACGAGACTTAAGTCGTACATTTACGTGATCTGAACCTGAGCCTGTGTGTggggtatctgtatctgtacctgaacCCCTTTACCGGCATTATCATTACCAGTACATGAATCCCTGTACCGATGTCTGTACCTGAAAATGAACGCCTATACCAGTATCTGTGCCTGTATTCTTTCTACCGGTACATGTGTCTGTACCCGACCCTCCTTACCGGTATCTGCGCTTGTTCCGGAACCTCTCCGacggtgtgtgtgtctgtacctGAACCTTTTAACTGGTATGTGACTTTACCTTAACCTCTCCACCGGTATGTGTCTGCACCTGAACCTCTTAACCGGTATGTGACTTTACCTTAACCTCTCCGacggtgtgtgtgtctgtacctGAACCTCTTAACCGGTATGTGACTTTACCTTAACCTCTCCACCGGTATGTGTCTGCACCTGAACCTCTTAACCGGTATGTGACTTTACCTTAACCTCTCCGacggtgtgtgtgtctgtacctGAACCTCTTAACCGGTATGTGACTTTACCTTAACCTCTCCACCGGTATGTGTCTGTACCTGAACCTCTTAACTGGTATGTGACTTTACCTTAACCTCTTCACCGGTATGTGTCTGTACCTGAACCTCTTAACTGGTATGTGACTTTACCTTAACCTCTCCACCGGTATGTGTCTGTACCTGAACCTCTTAACTGGTCTGTGTCCCTACCTGAACCTCTCTATCGGTATgtgcctgtacctgtatctaaacCTCTCTACCGGTATATGTGTCTCTACATGAACCTCTGTCCCGGTATCTGTATTTGAACTTATACCTGAATATGCGTTCTAGCACAGCCTACAGACAATACATACGTATCGCTTACCGGCCCTTTGATGACCTAGTTCACCTCCACCAAGTTGTTAGGAAGATCAAACAGTTTCTCTGGAAATTGGAATAAAGAAGCAAAAAATCAACTGTTTGCACCTGGCGTAAATAATTACAATATGTACTAACGTTATAACTCAATTGTTATATTAATCTAATTGATGTTAATTATGTCTCTCTATAGTATTAACACTGTTAATCTTAAGGCTGTCGATCTGTGTATTTTCAATATTCAGTTGTATTATTAATTGTATTGTCAGTTTTTTACTCTATGTCTTTGACTCTCATGTGAAAGCCAATAGGCTGCGAAGTGCTTCTCtcgaataaaccattattatcaTAACGTGATATATGCTCAATATTGAAAAATCGGAAACTTGGGTTTAGTCGATCATATCTCCGTGAATCTCTATCAAGTGCATTATTTCACATCAAATGTTCTCTCGGTGTTGCGAAAAGTCATTATGGTGTTTTAAAATGAACAACGTTTTTATTAGACCAAAACCTGTTCAGCTATTATAGCCATATATGCGTCTACCTTAATTATGAAAGATTGTTGAGTTATGATGTTCAATCACAAAATCACaatcacaacaacaaacacaaacacaacaacaaaacaagcacTACCGGAAACATAGCTTTGTTGACCAGTGATGCCTTTAAAGATGTTACTGTTTACCGAGAGTGAGAGCGGCCCTCTTTGCCCGTGCCACCGTCTCTGCCGCCTCCGAGGCTGCGGCTGCCGTGGCCTCCAGctcctgctgctgctgctcaGCCTTGTCACAGTCCTCCTGCTCTGCCTCCGCTAACTTCTGCTTCATTTTCTGTGGTCAAGATATTTATTGGCGACGTGTTATGCAATttagggtctcatttgcataatttatgagaaaatgagGTCCGCaattgtataatcaatgagaaacatttatgataggtcactcgtcatgagagatcacctttcttgttaacagcaatgccatTCATTGTGTAAAACAATCTCAATACATACAGCTAGGCGAAAGCCttaggatagaacacaaatacaacacacctaacccaacaatcattaatacttatgaaaataaaaccgtcgccatggcaataggttttattgccacacttattgttattgttaactCAGATCAGCCCAAAGATGCGGCCAAtagtactgtaggttttgaaccactcccAATGATGACGAGTTCTTAAATGTGCTCGAgctgtgactctcctcaaacacgtgggacttccatttaacgtcttGTCGAAAGAACGTCCCTGTACTAGTACTTTTTATCAACTCAGTGCCTTGGGTCGTTGACATGACAGGATTGGAACCCGGGGCCACTTGGTTCTGTTCTGAGCTGAGGGCTACCGTTaacgccacacgaccccacacaTGTTTCTGTTAATGTTATCCATTTTGTTCCGTAAAGTGACACGGTCGATATGAAAACAAGGTTCACAAAACGGTAGGCAACTTAACGAAAATAATGTAGttgctaatttttttcttttccttgatGTTATATCTACCCTGTAACTCTTGGTGAACACGTCAACGGATAAACAAGCTCTTATCAAGATAAAATCCACCCCGGCCTTTTCGAGTTACGCTGTCCATCCGCAGACATACAAAAGCATcccaaaacataacattcttgCTAAGGAGTGAATGATTAGATTAAGATATAGAGTATAAAAGCAAAATAGACTCAAACTTTACCATGATTTCTACTTTTAAAGCTGTCCTAATTACCCCAAGAGAACGCTatgggcacaacccgtcgtatgtgcaaatacgtgccaaacgcgggcaatcttttgggatccgtaaagtaccgcctctgtacgaactcgtagggaatctgacggattttggagcacacagacacgccgtagaacttttcgtgcaggcaaaactttgcgtGTCATCGGGCTGTAGATTCGCCCCACGTACgtaccagtacgggcgacgcgcctgccctgtacaacctgaaagttttcagaaatacgtagcggacgtggcctcctCAAAAGACGTACgcacaaattgcacgtacgacgggttgttaGCTTTAGAGAGTACCTCACACTCGCACTCCCAGTCCTTAGCGATCTTCTCCAGAGCCGAGATGCGGCAGCACATCTCCTTCATCTCGTCCCGGATGCAGGACACATCCTTCTCGGTGCTGTACTCAGCCTTGGTGAGAGTGACGAGGAAGAAGGCCAAGCCGACCACGACACTGGCGGTGAGACCGCCGATGATGATGCCCTTCAGCAACGGGGAACACCCGCCACTGTTCCGGGACTCCTCCCCGACCACGTACCCTTCCTTCATTGTGAGATGCTGATTCCGCGTACTTCTTCCAAACCAGTAGCGAACCTTTCTGTACACCGAATTGCAAAGCCTGTTTTTTATACCTATGTCCACATGTATCCCGTGACCGTTAAGTGCCATTGAGTTGTGAATTGAAAGTGGCCACTTTTGTGATTGAAGTTATAGTCAAAATGAAAATCAATAATCGAATAATATGTCGAAGAACCATCATAACACGGATGTTTGTATCGATCGTTTATCAAGGACTTTCGGGCACCCTCGAAACTATCAAAATGCTTTTTCGTATCTTTtatatgctgattttacacagtTTGTTAATTTCCCCATGCGTTGCGTCAGGAATCCACAGATGTTTAATATGTGCCGAAAACTCAGTAAAACAATTAAAACGTCTACCTTTCGATGTGAGAAATATAAATCATGATATTATAAAATCAAAATCTTTTGGATTATCTCTATTTTCGGTACGGTACCGTTATCCATATGTAACTATAGCTCTTGATCACGAAGCAAAACACACTCTGAGAAAACCTTTGTTCCAAGAAGTGTTTCCAAAAAAAGGTTTTTGTCTTTATCTAATGTTCCGGCTCGCGCTATCATCAGAATGTAAGTTCAAAACACTCCATGAGGCATGAAGCGAATATTAAGATGAAGGTCACAGATGAAACGGTTATAATGAGTTGGTCTGTTAAAGTGAGGAGGCCTCCAAAGTTCATTACAAGGTACTTTAAACCTTATGTAAGGACTGCGCTGCCGGGTATACTGTAATAAGAGGAACAAGAGGCCAGTATATGGACTAAAAGTTAGACCCCGTTTACACTAAAAAATCTTATCGATCCAATCATCGAAAAGGTTCATAATGCCTCGAAATGATTCAATTTTTGAATTGTAAACGCTCCCAAACGGGGCCAACCcgctttgatattttttttccaaaatggaTCGTTTGGAAACTACCTCTAACTTGTCCAATGTATCACCTTTCGAAGTCTTTCCTCTTAGGCACTGTAGGGGTATTTGATGCCAGCTAAAACCGGTTACGGGGTCTAGAAACCTAAAAATGGGGGTACGTTCAGAGCAATCATTCGGTtcatatcaacattaaaatgcCAGTAGTTGAAAGAAATCGTTATCTCATAATCTACCcaagtttttttgtttaaatATCTCCGATCGTTTTAGCTAGAAACATAGAGCTAATGCTGGAAATAGCCGGTGGGGTCTCGCGGGTCTCACCTATTGCGCCATGCGCCCTCACGGAAATTTCTGGAAGGTCAATGACCGGAGAGAGTCCGCCCGTGCCTAgcatgatgatgatttggtttattatttcacacacaaagttttacagtttcGCAGTGCACGCAAACACATGCACTGAATTGCACTGGAAAATACAATCAGGTTGACTGTCATTGACAGCCTTACTACATTACAACATTATATCTTTTATCTACTTGCTGTTCTTTAAAATCAACTATGCTTCTTAAGATATTGTCTATATTAAACTTTGTTTAGCATAATCATTCTTTTACAGTAC
Coding sequences within it:
- the LOC118425161 gene encoding uncharacterized protein LOC118425161, with the protein product MKEGYVVGEESRNSGGCSPLLKGIIIGGLTASVVVGLAFFLVTLTKAEYSTEKDVSCIRDEMKEMCCRISALEKIAKDWECECEKMKQKLAEAEQEDCDKAEQQQQELEATAAAASEAAETVARAKRAALTLEKLFDLPNNLVEVN